A single genomic interval of Halobacillus halophilus DSM 2266 harbors:
- a CDS encoding accessory Sec system S-layer assembly protein has protein sequence MFNFRNHKKHHSDAAYDEHAVNAHELGLSGESSEEEAVYPELSYHPDWQLEQEDEYVYRFWNQDLPPLKPNQFSIHGVDLKQTNGTLVVEAFVRNSLSRSITLKTMTILLLDQQGFPVARKWFDLKKVGTIPARSSRPWTFTFEQQHRVTSDANPPVHGWKLVIEPNQKHRKHTLDLEESLEQSLPSGDAERLERYVEDLEPPKPGEINFVSLKAEQKEGALHVALLIRNGSDRSINLPHLPLQVKDATGDVVAQGAFKLQHVEVKGNTSKPWTFVFPESMVLSETIDLSRWKAYPIH, from the coding sequence ATGTTTAATTTTCGAAATCATAAAAAGCACCATTCCGATGCGGCCTATGACGAACATGCGGTCAATGCCCATGAACTCGGTCTGTCCGGCGAATCTTCAGAAGAGGAAGCTGTGTATCCGGAGCTTTCCTATCACCCGGACTGGCAGCTTGAGCAGGAAGATGAGTACGTGTACCGCTTCTGGAACCAGGATTTGCCGCCGCTTAAACCGAATCAGTTCAGCATTCACGGCGTTGACTTGAAGCAGACGAACGGGACACTTGTGGTTGAAGCGTTTGTGAGAAATTCCTTATCGCGGAGCATTACCTTAAAGACGATGACGATCCTCCTGCTTGATCAGCAGGGGTTTCCCGTGGCGAGAAAATGGTTTGATCTGAAGAAAGTCGGGACGATTCCGGCAAGATCCAGCCGCCCGTGGACGTTTACGTTTGAACAGCAGCACCGGGTCACGTCCGACGCCAATCCGCCTGTGCACGGCTGGAAGCTGGTCATTGAACCGAATCAGAAGCACCGCAAGCACACGCTTGATTTAGAAGAAAGTCTTGAGCAGTCCCTTCCATCTGGTGATGCGGAGCGTTTGGAACGATATGTGGAGGATCTGGAGCCGCCAAAGCCCGGCGAGATTAATTTTGTCAGTTTAAAAGCTGAACAGAAAGAAGGCGCGCTTCATGTTGCGCTATTGATTCGAAACGGCAGCGACCGTTCGATCAATCTGCCCCATCTGCCGCTTCAGGTGAAAGATGCAACAGGTGACGTTGTAGCTCAAGGAGCATTTAAGCTGCAGCATGTGGAAGTGAAAGGCAATACGAGTAAGCCGTGGACATTTGTTTTTCCGGAGTCGATGGTTCTGAGCGAAACAATTGATTTGTCCCGGTGGAAAGCTTATCCAATTCACTAA
- the secA2 gene encoding accessory Sec system translocase SecA2 yields MMKKLFPEKRGREWKTYEHELRAINRLEAQMSALSDDDLRAKTSEFKTALSEGRTINDIRAEAFAVVREAARRVLGLRPYDVQLLGGLIMSDGHIAEMATGEGKTLVAALSGYLFALEEKGVHLITANEYLAQRDYELMSPLYDFLWISTGLNLNQISQTEKLAAYQADLTYGTGTAFGFDYLRDHLTRDQKHQVQRPYHVAMIDEIDSVLIDEAKTPMLIAGKMEAHANLHKLGALVMRTFQKDTDYELDPETKAVHFTDQGIHKIERAFDIENLFDLEHQTLYHYMMQAVRARVLFHRDQDYVVEEQQIKLIDTFTGRLMEGRTLSDGLHQALEAKEGLAITEENKPQASITVQNFFRMYPRLAGMTGTAKTEEAEFQSVYGMNVWPVPTNEPVIREDHPDQVYVTQTDKYRAIVREVETVHASGQPILIGTSSILQSEYLSNLLQEAGITHELLNAKSVEQEARLISLAGQVRQVTIATNMAGRGTDIVLGEGAAARGGLHVIGTERHESRRIDNQLKGRAGRQGDPGSSRFLISLEDEIVERFGQTERDRKWKHPKTNEEGLILHKQIDPFMDTVQKISEGSQANIRASILKLDDVIHDQRTVVYRLRNQILQSEDPIGILAPMVLDYVHELAQTHCPEAEASEEWDVKKLKKDLKHAVPGIDSQLARGNYEDQEEVLSDLHALVERYQGQIQKWKGRPAVQHKVAQGALSVLDRHWIRHLDRMNRLKEGVGIRQYQQEDPVRLYQEDGFELFTQTFAAMRQEMVLWMAEVLEPLEKSKEEFPHV; encoded by the coding sequence ATGATGAAGAAACTCTTCCCTGAAAAACGGGGGCGTGAATGGAAGACCTATGAGCACGAACTCCGTGCTATCAACCGATTGGAAGCCCAGATGTCTGCGCTTTCGGACGATGATCTGCGGGCGAAAACGAGCGAATTCAAGACAGCTTTGAGCGAGGGTCGGACTATTAATGACATCCGTGCGGAAGCCTTTGCTGTCGTGCGGGAAGCCGCCCGCCGCGTGCTCGGACTCCGGCCCTATGACGTCCAGCTGCTCGGGGGGCTGATCATGTCCGACGGTCACATTGCAGAGATGGCGACCGGCGAAGGAAAGACGCTTGTGGCAGCCCTTTCCGGCTATCTATTTGCCTTAGAGGAAAAGGGTGTCCATTTGATTACGGCCAATGAGTATTTAGCACAGCGTGATTATGAACTTATGAGTCCTTTGTATGATTTTCTCTGGATATCTACTGGGTTAAATTTGAATCAAATCTCCCAAACTGAGAAACTGGCAGCCTATCAGGCCGATCTGACCTACGGGACAGGAACCGCCTTCGGGTTCGACTATCTTCGGGATCATCTGACACGGGATCAAAAGCACCAGGTGCAGCGCCCCTATCATGTCGCGATGATTGATGAGATTGACAGCGTGCTGATCGACGAAGCGAAGACCCCGATGCTTATTGCCGGCAAAATGGAAGCCCACGCGAATCTTCATAAGCTGGGCGCTCTTGTGATGCGTACGTTTCAAAAGGATACGGATTATGAGCTGGATCCGGAAACGAAGGCGGTCCATTTTACCGATCAGGGGATACATAAAATCGAACGCGCGTTTGATATTGAGAATTTGTTTGACCTCGAGCATCAGACGCTCTATCACTACATGATGCAGGCAGTCCGGGCCCGGGTTCTTTTTCATAGAGATCAGGATTATGTGGTCGAGGAGCAGCAGATTAAGCTGATTGACACGTTCACCGGACGGCTGATGGAAGGACGCACGCTCTCCGACGGCCTTCATCAGGCACTGGAAGCGAAGGAAGGGCTTGCGATCACGGAAGAGAATAAGCCCCAGGCGTCGATTACCGTACAAAACTTCTTCCGCATGTACCCGAGGCTTGCAGGCATGACCGGCACGGCGAAAACCGAGGAAGCTGAATTTCAAAGTGTGTACGGCATGAATGTCTGGCCGGTTCCGACGAATGAACCTGTAATCCGTGAAGATCATCCAGACCAGGTGTACGTGACGCAGACGGATAAGTACCGCGCGATTGTCCGCGAGGTGGAAACGGTACACGCGTCGGGACAGCCGATCCTGATCGGCACCTCTTCCATTTTGCAGTCGGAATACCTATCCAACTTGCTTCAGGAAGCCGGGATTACGCATGAGCTTCTGAATGCGAAAAGTGTGGAGCAGGAAGCGCGCTTGATTTCGCTCGCCGGACAGGTCCGTCAGGTGACGATTGCCACCAACATGGCCGGACGCGGGACGGATATTGTTCTTGGCGAAGGCGCGGCCGCACGCGGCGGTCTGCATGTAATCGGAACGGAACGCCATGAATCACGCCGCATAGACAATCAGCTGAAGGGACGCGCTGGCCGGCAAGGTGATCCCGGCTCCTCACGCTTCCTGATTTCCTTAGAAGATGAGATCGTCGAGCGCTTCGGACAGACCGAACGGGATCGTAAATGGAAACACCCGAAAACGAACGAAGAAGGTTTAATTTTGCACAAACAGATTGATCCTTTTATGGATACGGTTCAAAAAATCAGCGAAGGCAGCCAGGCGAACATCCGGGCATCTATTCTGAAGCTGGATGACGTAATCCACGATCAGCGCACCGTGGTGTACAGGCTGCGCAACCAGATCCTTCAAAGCGAAGACCCAATTGGAATCCTCGCGCCTATGGTCCTGGATTACGTTCACGAACTCGCGCAAACGCACTGTCCGGAAGCAGAAGCGTCTGAAGAATGGGATGTAAAGAAGCTCAAGAAGGATTTAAAACATGCTGTTCCGGGAATAGATAGTCAACTTGCTCGGGGCAATTATGAAGACCAGGAGGAGGTTCTCTCCGACCTTCATGCGCTGGTTGAGCGTTATCAGGGGCAGATTCAGAAATGGAAAGGCCGGCCGGCTGTGCAGCACAAGGTGGCCCAGGGTGCGCTGAGCGTCCTCGACCGGCACTGGATCCGTCACCTGGACAGGATGAACCGCCTGAAAGAAGGCGTCGGCATCCGGCAGTACCAGCAGGAAGATCCGGTCCGGCTCTATCAGGAGGACGGATTTGAACTGTTTACCCAGACGTTTGCAGCCATGCGGCAGGAAATGGTCCTCTGGATGGCTGAGGTGCTGGAGCCGTTAGAGAAATCCAAGGAGGAATTCCCCCATGTTTAA